The Flavobacteriales bacterium genome contains the following window.
GCTTCATGCTGCAGGACCCGCGCAACACCCTGCCGAAGGACCATCCGGTGACCCTTGAGATCACCGATGCACGCGGCCGATTGGACCAGAAGCACGTACGCACCAGTTCGGTGAACAACGTGTACGCCTTCCGCTGCGCGACAAGTCCTGATGCACCCACGGGCTTCTGGCATGCGCGCGTAACGGTCGGCGGCACCTCGTTCCACCACACGTTGCGCATCGAGACCATCAAGCCGAACCGCTTGAAGGTGCAGATCGATCTGCCCGAACGCATCACGACGATCAGCCGCAAGAAAGAACAAGTGCTGCAAGGCAACTGGCTGCATGGCTCACCCGCCAAGAACCTGAAGGCACGCACCACCGTGACGTTGACGCGCGGCTGGGCCGCCTTCAAGGGCTACGACGATTTCAACTTCGATGACCTGTACACGGGCGTGAACAGCGATGAGCGCACCGTGTTCGATGGTCAGCTCGATGCCACGGGCAAGGCGGTGTTCCCGATGGACATCACCTTCAATGGCCGCGCACCGGCAGCGGTGAACGCCAACTTCGTCACGCGCATTTTCGAGGCCGGTGGCGATGCGAGCATGGACAACCAGCGCGCCACCTATTACCCCTACGCCAGCTACGCCGGCATACAGGCGCCCGACCCGAAGAACGCGTGGGGCACCCTGCGCACGGACACCAACTACATGTTCACGGCGGTGGCCATCGACCCCGATGGCAAGCCACTGGCTGGGCATGCGCTGAAGGCCACCGTGTACAAGATGGAGCGCGACTGGTGGTGGGATGGCGGCTACGATGAAGCCGCGAGCTACGTGACCAGTCCGAGCGTGCGCATGGAAAGCACCCAGGACGTGGTGACCGATGCCAAGGGCCGCGTGAAAGTGAAAGTGCGCGTGGACCGCCCGAAGTGGGGCCGCTTCATCGTGCGCATTACCGATCAGGCCAGCGGCCACAGCACCGCCAGCAACGTGTACTTCGATTGGCCCGGCTACGAAGGCCGCAGCCGTCGCGACGCGCCCGAGCAGGCCGCCATGCTCAACTTCAACAGCGATAAGGAGAAGTACACCACCGGCGAAGAGTGCGAGATCATCGTACCGAGCAGTGGCAAGGGCCGCGCGCTGGTGAGCCTCGAAACCGGCAGCCGTGTTTTGGATGCGACGTGGGTGGAAACGAAGGACAAGGAGACCCGCTACAAGTTCAACATCACGGCGGACATGGCGCCGAACATCTTCGTGCACGTGACGCTGGTGCAGCCGCACGCGAACACCATCAACGACCTGCCCATACGCCTCTACGGTGTGATCCCCGTGCTGGTGGAAGATCCCGCGACGCACATTGCACCGCAGCTCACCACACCCAAGGAGATCCGCACCGATGAGGAGTTCAGCGTTTCGGTGAAGGAGAAGGACGGCCTGCCGATGACCTACACGCTGGCCATCGTGGACGAAGGCCTGCTCGACCTGACGCGCTTCAAAACCCCTGACCCGTGGAACCACTTCTATGCGCGCGAAGCACTCGGTGTGCGCACATGGGATCTCTACGACCAAGTGATCGGTGCCTTCGGTCGCCAACTGGAACGCATCCTCGCCCTCGGTGGTAGCGATGCCGCCGGCGAAGTGGACCCGAGCCGTGTGAACCGCTTCAAACCTGTCGTGCGCTTTGTTGGACCGTTCAGCCTGGAGCGCAACGGCACAGGCCAGCACAAGTTCACCATCAGCAACTACGTGGGCAGCGTGCGCGTGATGGTGGTGGCCACCGATGGCACGCGCGCCTACGGCAACACGGAGAAGGCGGTGCCTGTGAAGAAACCGCTCATGCTGTTGGCCACGCTGCCGCGCGTGGTGGGTCCCGGCGAAGAAGTGGACCTGCCCGTGACGGTCTTCGCCATGGACAAGAAGATCAAGAACGTGCAACTGCGCCTCGAAGCCAACAACCTGTTCACGGTGCAAGGCACGGACAAGCTTGCGCTCACCTTCAACAGCGAAGGCGACCAGGTCGCCACCTTCAAGGTGAAGATGGCCGAACGCATCGGCATTGGCAAGGTGAAGGTGATCGCTGAAGGTGCCGGTGAGAAGGCATCGGAGAGCATCGAGATCGCCGTGCGCCAGCCGAACCGTCCGCAAACGTTGGCCGAGGACGTGGTGCTGGAAGCCGGCCAGAGCTGGAGCGGCACACCGCAGCCGATCGGCTTGATCGGTACCAACAGCGCGTACGTGGAACTGAGCACCATACCCCCTGTGGACTTCGGCGAGCGTTTGAAGTACCTGATGGATTACCCGCACGGTTGCGTGGAGCAGACCACCAGCAAAGCGTTCCCGCAGCTCTTCATCGCCGATGTGATGGAGATGGACGCAAAGAGCCAGCAGTACATGCGCAGCAACGTTGAAGCTGCCATCCGCAAACTGCGCGAGTTCCAGAACGCCGACGGCGGATTCACCTACTGGCCCGGCACCACCTACGTGGACGATTGGTGCAGCGTGTACGTGGGCCACTTCCTGGTGGAGGCCGAACGCAAAGGCTTCAACATCCCGGCGGGCATGAAGAGCAAGTGGCTCAGCTACCAACGCAGCGTGGCGCGCAACTGGAACTTCGCTGAGCGCGACGGATGGACACGCCACCACTCGCAGCTCACGCAGGCCTACCGCCTGTACGTATTGGCCGCGGCCAACGCCGCCGAGCTCGCACCCATGAACCGCATGCGCACCATGCAGGGCCTCACCGATCAGGCGCGCTGGCAGCTGGCTGCGGCATACGCCACCACCAACAACCGCGATGTGGCCCTGCAACTCATCGCCAACGTGAGCACGCGCGTGCCGACCTACACGGAGATGAGCTGGACCTACGGCAGCGACCTGCGCGATGAATCCATGATCGCCGAAGCACTGCTGCGCATGAACGAGAAAGCGAAGGCCGCACCATTGATCCAGGATATCGCCAAGCGATTGGGCTCGGAGAGCTGGTACAGCACTCAGAGCACCGCCTTCGGATTGCTGGCCGTGTCGCGCATGGCGTCCTCCGGTGAACTGGGCAAGGGCATCTCGTTCAACATCGCACAGGGCGGTGCGGGCAAAGACCGCTTCAGCGAAAAAGCCATCGTTCGCCACGACCTGCCAACGCCCGACGGCAAAGCACCGGTGGCCATCAAGAACACCGGCAAGAACCTCATCTATCTGCGCTTGGTGCGCACGGGCACGCCGCTGGCTGGCGAGGAGCAAGCCGTGAGCAGCGGTCTCGGCCTGCAAGTGAAGTTCGAAACACCCAGCGGCCATGCACTTGATGTGGACCGCCTGGAGCAAGGCACCGACTTCGTCGCTGTGGTAACGGTGACCAACCCCGGACTGAAAGGCTACAACGAACTGGCCTTGACGCAGGTGTTCCCCAGCGGCTGGGAGATCCGCAACAGCCGCCTGGAAGGCACCGGCAGCGCCACCGCCGCCAGCTACTTCGACTACCAGGACGTTCGCGACGACCGCGTGCTCACCTACTTCGACCTGTGGCGTGGTGGCAGTGTCACTTACAAAGTGATGCTGAACGCTTCCTACGCGGGGCGCTTCTACCTGCCGGGCACGTTGTGCGAAGCCATGTACGACAACACCATCAGCGGCCGCTCGCAGGGCAAGTGGGTCACCGTGGTGAAGCCGGGCGAAGCGACTTCCGGCAACTGATCGAACAACTTGGAAAAGAGAAGCCCGCCAATTGGCGGGCTTCTTCCATTCCGTCGGGGTGACTGGACTCGAACCAGCGACCCCTTGCACCCCATGCAAGTGCGCTACCGGGCTGCGCTACACCCCGAAATGGGCGGCGAAACTAACAATGTGCGACAACCGGCAGGCGCCCAACAGCAGAATGACGTGAACGCTCCTTGTACTTGCTGAGGGTAAGGGGCTCATTCTCCGCAGGTGCCGTTCACTCCAGGGCAATGCAAGCCACACTGTTATCGCCACACTGGGTGTGATCGTGCCCCACTTTCATGCGGCCATTGCTGTGGTGGAAGGTGATGTTGCCCACGGCGTTGGCGTAGCGCTCATCCATGTTCCCGTCCGCAGCGTGCAAATGCACTTCGAAGGCCACGGTGCGGTCGCTGCCGCCTGCTGCGCTGTCGGCGTACCTGGTATCGACACGCACCACTTTATCCACGCAGCCCGGCTTGCCTACCAGCAGCAGGGCCACACGGTCGGGTGGTAGCTCATGGCGGAATTGCCCGTTGGCGCGCACAGGCACCGGCACGCGCTCACCGTCGGGTTGCACCAAGGTCACGGTCGGTCGACTGATGACCTCGTCGGGTGAGATAACGGTTCCTCTCAGAACGATGTTCTGCGCGTTGGCGGCTTTCCAGGAAACGATCCCCAGGAAGAGCATGAGGAGATAGGCCAACAGGCTGGGCATGTACTCGGAGCGCACGGTTTTCATGGCGTTGGGGTTTTGGCGTGTTGCTTACCAAAACTGCCTGCACCGGACAGCGGCATCCATACCCAGTTGTGGGGATTTTCCGGCCTCGTTCCGGCCCGATCGGCATCCAGGTACCCGGTTCAGGGTACCGGCTCAGGAAAGGGGGAGATCGATGGACACGGTCGTACCGCGCCCGATAACGCTGTCCACGGCTACGACGCCGCCCAAAGCCGTAGCACGCTCCTTGATGTTCCGCAATCCAAGACCTCCATCTTGGCCGGCAGCATCGAAGCCCCTGCCGTTGTCCTCCACCAGCACGTTCAGCGCACTTCCGGAGCGTGTGACCTGGATGGTGAGCTCTGAAGCCTTCGCATGGCGCAGCACATTGCTCACGCACTCCTGCACCATGCGGTAAACACCGATCTCGAAGGGTGGTGGCAACCGGTCCTCCATACCGAAGGCGCTCATTTCCACTTTCAAACTTCCCGGGGCATCCAGCGCCTCGCCCAGGTCCTGCAAGGCGCGTAGCAGACCGAAGTCCGCCAAGGTGCCGCGCACCATATCGTGGCTGATGCGGCGCACTTCGGCCACCGTTTCGTCCAGAAGGCCCGTTAGTTTGTCGTATTGCGATCGCTGCGTGTCCTCCAACTTGGTCAACCGTCCTTCCAAGGCACTGAACTGGAGCTTCACCGAACTGAGCATGCTGCCGATGCGGTCGTGAAGGTCGCGCCCCACCCGCTCGCGCTCGCGTTCCTGTCCTTTCATCATCGCTTCCAGGGAGTTGATCTCCTGTTGTTTCAAGAGATCGGAAACCTCACGCGAGTGCAGCACATGTTCCTGGACGCGGAGACGGCGTTGAACGGAATTGTTCCAGATCAAAAGGGCAACTATGCCCAGCAAGAGCAACGACACTGCGATCAGCCAATTGCGCCGTGTTCGCTCGGCCCTCCGTTGCTCTTCGGAGAGGGCCAACGCCTGGTCCTTTTTTTCCGTCTCGTAGGCGACCTCCAGCCGCAGCGTGGTCTCGCCGAAGGCCAATGAATCGAGCCGCTGCTGCACGGCCTGCTGGGCAGCGAGGTGCACAACGGCCCCTTCGCAATCCCCGAGCCCCTCCTTCAGCTCAAAGAGCTTGTACTCGGCTTGTTGCAAACGCTGCAACGCGCCAGCCCGCGCTGCAAGGTCGCGGGCCGCGGTGGCATGCACCAACGCGATACCCACGCGATCGGATGCGTGGTACAATTCGGACAAATACATGTGCATGTCCATGATACCGGCGCTGTCGCGGACCGCAATACGTCCGGCCAGGGCAGCGAGGAGGTTCTGTTCGGCCGCACCGTACTTTCCCATCTCCACCAGCAGCAATCCGATGTTCCCCTTGATCTGGGCGACGAAGCGCGCGTCGACGGTCGTGTCGGCATTTGCAAGTGCAGCCCTGTAGCTCTCCAGGGCACGGCCCAAGCTGTCCATCCCGTACCAGGTAGCTCCGATGTTCGACATGCTCCGCATGGCGAGAGGGGC
Protein-coding sequences here:
- a CDS encoding sensor histidine kinase, yielding MVGSAQNVRSAYDCYCWLNAHEDAEAVGPFLDSLRSAARTSEEGLLCRVLQAAQLRRKGEVGKAYAAIDSIADAVNRAPGIVRYAHASELALIFKALSVFDKAEPHALQAFHYAQAYGLGPHQVDALSLVAEIHRHRGVYDLAMQRLIEADRLAQTNGFADQRCGVINNKGGLAHSRGLAVEALHHFKEAYECAVAQGLAPLAMRSMSNIGATWYGMDSLGRALESYRAALANADTTVDARFVAQIKGNIGLLLVEMGKYGAAEQNLLAALAGRIAVRDSAGIMDMHMYLSELYHASDRVGIALVHATAARDLAARAGALQRLQQAEYKLFELKEGLGDCEGAVVHLAAQQAVQQRLDSLAFGETTLRLEVAYETEKKDQALALSEEQRRAERTRRNWLIAVSLLLLGIVALLIWNNSVQRRLRVQEHVLHSREVSDLLKQQEINSLEAMMKGQERERERVGRDLHDRIGSMLSSVKLQFSALEGRLTKLEDTQRSQYDKLTGLLDETVAEVRRISHDMVRGTLADFGLLRALQDLGEALDAPGSLKVEMSAFGMEDRLPPPFEIGVYRMVQECVSNVLRHAKASELTIQVTRSGSALNVLVEDNGRGFDAAGQDGGLGLRNIKERATALGGVVAVDSVIGRGTTVSIDLPLS